A region from the Muribaculum gordoncarteri genome encodes:
- a CDS encoding zinc-binding alcohol dehydrogenase family protein, with protein MLAIQIKSPGNVEVIDLDMPQLRPGEVLIKIDYVGFCGSDLNTFRGKNLMAISPVIPGHEIGGTIEAIGDNVPEGVFTKGMNVTVNPYTACGKCSSCRKSRPNACEHNETLGVQRHGAMREYIAIPWEKVIPAPGISSRDCALIEPMSVGFHAVDRGAVTDIDTVMVIGCGMIGLGAILRAAMRGATVIATDLDDDKLELAKRLGATYTINSAKENIHEKLCDITAGYGPDVVVEAVGSPVTYVTAVEEVAFAGRVVCIGYSKSDVTFQTKLFVQKELDIRGSRNALPADFNAVIRYMQHGNCPVDLLISDIVTPDKAQEALQHWSDNPGKVFRILVKF; from the coding sequence ATGCTTGCAATTCAAATAAAATCGCCCGGCAATGTCGAAGTAATCGATCTCGACATGCCTCAACTTCGTCCCGGAGAAGTATTAATCAAGATTGACTACGTGGGATTCTGCGGCTCCGACCTCAATACATTCCGCGGAAAAAATCTCATGGCAATATCACCCGTCATTCCGGGACATGAGATAGGTGGAACCATCGAAGCCATCGGCGACAACGTACCCGAAGGCGTGTTCACCAAGGGCATGAACGTTACTGTAAATCCCTATACGGCATGCGGCAAATGCTCTTCTTGTCGTAAGAGCCGCCCCAACGCCTGCGAGCACAACGAAACACTCGGTGTGCAGCGTCACGGAGCCATGCGCGAATACATCGCCATACCTTGGGAGAAAGTCATACCGGCTCCCGGCATCTCTTCGCGCGACTGCGCATTAATCGAACCGATGAGTGTAGGCTTCCATGCCGTTGACCGAGGTGCAGTCACCGACATAGACACCGTAATGGTGATAGGATGCGGCATGATCGGACTCGGTGCAATATTGAGAGCAGCCATGAGAGGCGCCACTGTCATAGCCACCGACCTTGACGACGACAAACTTGAACTCGCAAAGCGACTCGGAGCTACCTACACCATAAACTCGGCCAAGGAGAATATACACGAAAAGCTGTGTGACATAACCGCGGGATATGGTCCCGATGTAGTTGTCGAAGCTGTAGGCTCACCCGTGACCTATGTAACGGCAGTGGAGGAAGTGGCATTTGCCGGACGAGTTGTGTGCATCGGCTATTCAAAGTCGGATGTCACGTTCCAGACAAAGCTGTTTGTGCAGAAAGAGCTCGACATACGCGGTTCACGCAATGCGTTGCCGGCCGACTTCAATGCCGTGATACGTTACATGCAACACGGCAACTGCCCCGTAGACCTGCTTATCAGCGACATAGTGACGCCCGACAAAGCGCAAGAGGCGCTTCAGCATTGGTCGGACAATCCCGGAAAGGTATTCAGAATATTAGTCAAATTTTAA
- a CDS encoding tagaturonate reductase, with protein sequence MNLRPLNRETVATTTHPVRILQFGEGNFLRAFVDWMIDIANEKGVTDSDIAIVTPRFRITPALETLHKQDGLYHVYLEGVKDGKPGKESRLVTSIADAFSPAADMERYESYITSPDLRFVISNTTEAGIRYEPEEMSGDNQSTFPGKVTKMLHKRFIRFNGAHDKGLIFLCCELIEDNGSTLRDFVLRHAAEGGLGNDFIDWVKNSCIFCDTLVDRIVSGFPHDTIDELKEELGYDDNQIVKGELYHIWAIGGEGYLTAQRELPLDKAGLNVEFMPSIKKFRDKKVRILNGSHTGMVPVALQLGCETVMNAFDNRDVNEFINTMVEREVLPMIDEERETLERFSAGILERFYNPYIKHQLKSIALNSLSKWEARNYPTAKDYYSRNGKRADFELFTFAALLSLYGPGSGFNAQDTQEHLELINQVWNDNDYRSTVASIVNSNIFTENFEEHIPGFIDDTARYLSEIRRNGMSVALKQFIEAHKNG encoded by the coding sequence ATGAACTTACGACCATTAAACAGGGAAACGGTGGCGACAACCACCCATCCTGTAAGAATACTTCAATTCGGCGAAGGCAACTTCCTGAGGGCATTTGTCGACTGGATGATTGACATTGCCAACGAAAAAGGTGTTACCGATAGCGACATAGCCATAGTGACGCCGCGTTTCCGCATTACTCCCGCCTTGGAAACATTACATAAGCAGGATGGACTCTATCATGTGTACCTTGAAGGTGTAAAGGATGGCAAACCCGGCAAGGAGTCACGGTTGGTTACCTCGATAGCCGACGCCTTTTCACCGGCAGCCGACATGGAGCGTTACGAAAGCTACATAACATCGCCCGACTTAAGATTTGTAATATCAAACACAACCGAAGCGGGCATACGTTACGAGCCCGAAGAGATGTCAGGCGACAACCAGTCAACATTTCCCGGTAAAGTCACCAAGATGCTGCACAAACGCTTCATCCGCTTCAACGGAGCCCACGACAAGGGATTGATATTCCTGTGCTGCGAGCTGATCGAGGACAACGGAAGTACCCTACGCGACTTCGTGCTGCGTCACGCCGCTGAAGGAGGTCTTGGCAACGATTTCATCGACTGGGTGAAAAACAGCTGCATATTCTGTGACACTCTTGTCGACCGCATAGTGTCGGGATTCCCTCACGACACAATTGACGAGCTTAAGGAGGAGCTCGGTTATGATGACAACCAGATCGTCAAGGGTGAACTTTACCACATATGGGCCATAGGAGGTGAAGGCTATCTGACGGCACAACGTGAGCTGCCCCTTGACAAGGCGGGACTCAATGTGGAGTTCATGCCCTCGATAAAGAAGTTCCGCGACAAGAAGGTGAGAATACTCAACGGCTCGCACACCGGAATGGTGCCGGTTGCTCTACAGCTTGGATGCGAAACGGTTATGAACGCATTCGACAACCGTGATGTCAACGAATTCATCAACACAATGGTCGAGCGTGAAGTGCTGCCGATGATTGACGAAGAGCGCGAAACACTTGAGCGATTCTCGGCAGGAATACTTGAACGTTTCTACAACCCTTATATTAAACATCAGCTCAAGTCAATAGCGTTAAACTCGTTGTCGAAGTGGGAGGCACGTAATTATCCCACTGCAAAGGACTACTATTCACGTAACGGCAAAAGAGCGGATTTTGAACTGTTCACATTTGCCGCATTGCTCTCACTGTACGGCCCCGGCTCGGGATTCAACGCCCAAGACACCCAAGAGCATCTTGAATTGATAAATCAAGTGTGGAATGACAACGACTATCGCTCTACTGTTGCCTCCATTGTCAACAGCAACATTTTCACCGAAAATTTTGAAGAGCATATTCCCGGCTTTATCGATGACACGGCAAGATATCTGAGTGAAATCAGACGGAACGGCATGTCAGTGGCATTAAAACAATTCATTGAAGCGCACAAGAATGGCTAA
- a CDS encoding L-rhamnose mutarotase has translation MPVNGYRVKRYDQPVKRYCQTIDLSDNPELIERYKECHSKANAWPEIREGIREVGILEMEMYITGNRVFMIVETPLDFDWDTAMKRLASLPRQAEWENFVATFQGCNPDSTSAEKWTLMERMFYLYEN, from the coding sequence ATGCCAGTCAACGGATACAGAGTAAAACGTTACGACCAGCCGGTAAAACGCTATTGCCAGACAATCGACCTGTCAGACAATCCGGAGCTGATAGAACGCTACAAGGAGTGTCACAGCAAAGCGAATGCCTGGCCTGAGATTCGTGAAGGGATACGCGAAGTGGGAATCCTTGAAATGGAGATGTACATAACCGGCAATCGCGTATTCATGATTGTGGAAACTCCTCTTGACTTCGACTGGGACACGGCAATGAAGCGACTTGCCTCGTTACCGCGCCAGGCCGAATGGGAAAATTTCGTGGCAACATTCCAAGGATGCAATCCTGACAGCACATCGGCCGAAAAATGGACGCTGATGGAACGCATGTTCTATCTTTACGAAAACTAA
- a CDS encoding DUF5606 family protein, which produces MLKTILAISGKPGLFKLVNQGKNMLIVESLSTGKRTPAYAHDKVISLGDIAIYTVEEDVPLSKVLESLKTKADGKPVDVKAIGDDADIRAYFKEVLPDFDEDRVYTNDIKKVLNWYNQLLAAGITEFVSPEEEEEATEEKGE; this is translated from the coding sequence ATGTTAAAGACAATTTTAGCAATATCGGGAAAACCCGGACTGTTCAAATTAGTGAATCAAGGAAAGAATATGCTCATTGTAGAGTCACTTTCGACCGGCAAACGCACTCCTGCCTACGCCCACGACAAAGTGATATCGCTCGGTGACATAGCCATATATACCGTAGAGGAAGATGTTCCGTTGTCGAAAGTGCTTGAATCACTGAAAACAAAAGCCGACGGAAAGCCCGTGGATGTAAAAGCCATAGGTGACGATGCCGACATACGCGCCTACTTCAAGGAAGTGCTTCCCGACTTTGACGAAGACCGCGTTTACACCAACGACATAAAGAAGGTGCTCAACTGGTACAATCAGCTCCTCGCTGCCGGAATAACCGAATTTGTATCGCCGGAAGAGGAAGAAGAAGCGACTGAAGAGAAAGGCGAATAA
- a CDS encoding THUMP-like domain-containing protein, with product MIHDNDEFWEWVYRNINDDVLSLRLRNHGKEEWIDAAITQIECRRRCSRKLPDTLKCRHFFFPSTLSAEQCTSDMLADFHAGLVDDCASVLDMTCGLGIDTFHIARKASSVTAIELNPDTAEAAAHNAKALSLSNVAIVHGDSTSYLKECDKRFDTIFIDPARRGDAGQRLFALSDCRPDVTALLPDISAHCRKLIVKASPMLDVTHTLRELPMTRDIYIVGNTRECKELVSVVDFTNDTNDVTIHAWTSGDDFSYTPSQESEATVEFGTPEDGWYLYEPYPAVMKCAPYKLLSSRFGVKKLHPNTHLYTSSSPVDMFPGERWKIERVIPFASSELKRFSRKYPQINVAVRNFGWSADKLKAKLKVKDGGDKRLIGATLTGDIKIMLVLCKDEH from the coding sequence ATGATACATGACAATGACGAATTTTGGGAATGGGTTTACCGTAACATCAACGATGATGTCCTAAGCCTTAGGCTTCGCAATCACGGCAAGGAAGAGTGGATCGATGCGGCGATAACGCAGATAGAGTGTCGCAGGCGATGCAGTCGCAAATTGCCCGACACATTAAAATGCCGGCACTTCTTCTTCCCGTCGACATTGTCGGCCGAACAGTGTACGAGCGACATGCTGGCCGATTTCCATGCGGGATTGGTCGACGATTGCGCAAGCGTGCTTGACATGACATGCGGTCTTGGCATAGACACATTCCACATTGCTCGAAAAGCGTCATCGGTCACTGCTATAGAGCTTAACCCCGACACAGCTGAAGCAGCAGCACATAACGCCAAGGCACTGTCATTATCCAACGTTGCGATAGTACATGGCGACTCAACTTCATATTTAAAGGAGTGTGACAAAAGATTCGACACTATATTCATCGATCCCGCGAGGCGAGGCGACGCCGGCCAACGACTTTTTGCGTTGAGCGACTGCCGACCCGATGTAACGGCACTTCTGCCCGACATATCGGCACATTGCCGCAAATTGATTGTAAAGGCATCGCCGATGCTCGATGTCACACACACCTTGAGGGAACTGCCAATGACACGCGACATATACATCGTGGGCAATACCCGTGAATGTAAAGAACTCGTAAGCGTTGTCGACTTCACCAACGACACCAACGATGTCACAATACATGCATGGACCTCGGGCGACGACTTCAGCTATACACCTTCACAGGAGAGCGAAGCCACTGTAGAGTTCGGAACTCCCGAAGATGGATGGTATCTCTACGAGCCCTACCCTGCGGTCATGAAATGCGCCCCCTACAAACTGCTGTCCTCTCGGTTCGGAGTAAAGAAACTCCACCCCAACACACATCTATACACATCGTCGTCACCTGTCGACATGTTCCCCGGCGAGCGATGGAAAATCGAGCGCGTAATCCCCTTCGCGTCGAGTGAGCTGAAGCGATTCTCACGTAAATATCCACAAATAAACGTAGCGGTTAGAAATTTCGGATGGTCGGCCGACAAACTGAAAGCCAAGCTGAAAGTCAAGGACGGAGGCGACAAGCGACTTATAGGAGCAACCCTTACAGGCGACATAAAAATAATGCTCGTTCTGTGTAAGGACGAGCATTAG
- the lon gene encoding endopeptidase La produces the protein MNNSDKDNHKIISLGQIDIDPSKFNAEPDLDALPLLATQNLVLFPGVTIPISLVRISSQFTAQYALDSKNPIGIVCQRNPEDDAPTLESLYDYGTIADVIKIFDLPDGGHTAIIRARDKFHIIGSAENSNAGGNALAAKVEIVKDAKPRRNDKDFVAVVQAIKNLTLRLLKDMDGMQEFFLNVQNFPDPIGLVNMICTQSPFPTDQKMALLLEDNVKERAKELLAQLTRQEQMLLVAEEIQSSARQSFDQQQRHAFLQQQMEAIRQELYGDNDDDLTVFRRKADEIDFPANVAAVFDKELDKLGRLNPQSPDYSVQYSYIETLLELPWNKYSDLNTDLNLAKDILDADHYGLPKVKERILEQIAVLLNNPEGKAPILCLVGPPGVGKTSLGQSVARALGRKYQRVSLGGLHDEAEIRGHRRTYIGAMPGRIIDAVKRVGTSNPVLLLDEIDKIGSDFKGDPSAALLEVLDPEQNCRFHDNYVDIDYDLSKVLFIATANTLTTLSQPLLDRMEIIDLSGYLLEEKIEIANRHIIPRLLKEFKLKKSQLSFTPEAIAHIIENYTSESGVRQLEKQISKIIRKIVLALMLKEKYPHKIQPKHLKGYLGLERYSKDLYEGNEFAGVVTGLAWTAVGGEILFIESSLSRAKGDKLILTGNLGNVMKESAAIALQYVKSHSRELGIDDELFEKYQLHVHVPEGAIPKDGPSAGITMATSIVSAFTQRKVRSCLAMTGEITLRGKVLPVGGIKEKILAAKRAGITDIILSVENRKDVEDIDAMYISGLTFHYVKTVMEVIDKALLDEKVAHYREL, from the coding sequence ATCTTGTCCTTTTCCCGGGCGTTACGATACCTATTTCGCTCGTCAGGATAAGCTCTCAGTTCACGGCTCAGTATGCTCTCGATTCCAAGAATCCCATAGGCATTGTGTGTCAGCGTAATCCCGAGGATGATGCTCCCACTCTTGAATCTCTGTATGACTATGGAACTATTGCCGATGTAATCAAGATTTTTGACCTTCCAGACGGAGGCCACACTGCGATTATACGCGCACGTGATAAGTTCCATATCATCGGCAGCGCTGAAAACAGCAATGCCGGAGGAAATGCTCTCGCCGCAAAGGTGGAGATTGTCAAGGATGCGAAGCCTCGCCGTAACGACAAGGACTTTGTCGCCGTTGTTCAGGCCATAAAGAATCTTACGTTGCGATTGCTCAAGGATATGGACGGAATGCAGGAATTTTTCCTGAATGTTCAGAATTTCCCTGACCCTATAGGTCTTGTCAACATGATCTGTACGCAATCGCCGTTCCCCACCGACCAAAAGATGGCCCTTCTGCTTGAGGACAACGTGAAGGAGCGAGCTAAAGAGTTGCTTGCGCAGCTTACGCGTCAGGAGCAGATGCTGCTTGTGGCCGAAGAGATTCAGTCAAGTGCCCGTCAAAGTTTTGACCAGCAGCAGCGTCACGCTTTCCTGCAACAGCAGATGGAGGCTATACGCCAGGAACTCTACGGTGATAACGATGACGATCTGACTGTTTTCCGCCGTAAGGCTGATGAGATTGATTTCCCGGCCAATGTAGCTGCCGTGTTTGACAAGGAGCTTGACAAGCTGGGACGACTGAATCCGCAAAGCCCCGACTATTCGGTTCAATATTCCTACATAGAAACTCTGCTCGAATTGCCGTGGAACAAGTATTCCGACTTGAATACCGACCTCAATCTGGCAAAGGATATCCTTGATGCCGACCACTATGGACTTCCCAAGGTCAAGGAGCGTATCCTTGAGCAGATAGCCGTGCTGCTCAACAATCCCGAGGGCAAGGCTCCGATTCTCTGTCTTGTAGGCCCTCCCGGAGTGGGAAAGACATCGTTGGGCCAGTCGGTGGCGCGTGCTCTCGGTCGCAAATATCAGCGTGTATCGTTGGGCGGCCTTCATGACGAGGCTGAAATACGCGGACACCGTCGCACTTATATAGGAGCGATGCCGGGCCGTATAATCGATGCAGTAAAGCGTGTCGGTACTTCCAATCCTGTATTGCTGCTCGACGAGATCGACAAGATAGGCAGCGACTTCAAGGGCGATCCTTCAGCAGCATTGCTTGAGGTGCTTGACCCTGAACAGAATTGTCGATTCCACGACAACTATGTCGACATCGATTACGACTTGTCAAAGGTGCTGTTTATCGCCACTGCCAACACATTGACGACATTGTCGCAGCCACTTCTCGACCGAATGGAGATTATCGACCTCTCGGGTTATCTGCTTGAGGAGAAGATTGAGATAGCCAATCGTCACATAATACCTCGCCTTCTGAAGGAGTTCAAGCTTAAGAAGTCGCAATTGTCGTTCACTCCCGAGGCCATAGCCCATATAATCGAGAACTATACCTCGGAGAGCGGTGTGCGACAACTTGAAAAGCAGATTTCCAAGATTATACGTAAGATTGTGCTTGCGTTGATGCTTAAGGAGAAATATCCCCATAAGATACAACCCAAGCATCTTAAGGGATATCTCGGACTTGAACGCTACAGCAAGGATCTCTATGAGGGCAATGAGTTTGCCGGTGTTGTCACAGGACTGGCCTGGACGGCTGTAGGCGGTGAGATTCTCTTCATCGAGTCGTCATTGTCACGAGCCAAAGGAGACAAATTGATATTGACCGGTAATCTCGGCAACGTAATGAAGGAGTCGGCTGCGATAGCCTTGCAGTATGTAAAGAGCCATTCACGTGAGCTGGGTATTGACGACGAGTTGTTTGAGAAATATCAGCTTCACGTGCATGTCCCTGAAGGAGCCATTCCCAAGGACGGCCCGTCGGCCGGCATAACTATGGCAACATCCATTGTTTCGGCCTTTACTCAGCGCAAGGTGCGTTCATGCCTTGCCATGACAGGTGAAATTACTCTGCGAGGCAAAGTGTTGCCTGTGGGCGGTATAAAGGAGAAGATTCTTGCCGCCAAGCGTGCCGGAATAACTGATATAATCCTTTCGGTTGAAAACCGTAAGGATGTCGAGGACATTGATGCCATGTACATATCGGGCCTTACATTCCACTACGTTAAAACTGTGATGGAGGTTATCGATAAGGCGTTGCTGGATGAAAAAGTAGCACATTATCGCGAGTTATAG
- a CDS encoding UxaA family hydrolase, translated as MAKRIIRINPADNVAVVLADEIKAGETLTEGGVTVTLKDDMIRGHKVALTDIAQGGDVVKYGYPIGHATSHITAGEHVHSHNLATSLDLDLEYTYNPVTIEAKPSSSEPPTINGYLRANGEMGIRNELWIVPTVGCVNGQAQAIVKRLTEECDTCHVDDVRAFTHNYGCSQLGTDHENTRSALAALIKHPNAGGVLVLGLGCENNQLATLRDTLGDYDPSRIKFLVAQEVDDEIEEGVAIGKQLIETMKNDRRQPLPMSLLKVGLKCGGSDGLSGITANPLVGMVSDKLIECGATTIMTEVPEMFGAETILMNRAVDRKIFNKITSLINDFKDYFRSYGQPIYENPSPGNKAGGITTLEEKSLGCVQKGGTKPVVDVIGYARQATKAGLNLLNAPGNDLVASTALALAGCHIVLFTTGRGTPFGTFVPTMKISTNTALYEKKKHWIDFNAGTIIEGESINNASKRMLDKIIDTASGMLLEHELTGAKEIAIFKTGVTL; from the coding sequence ATGGCTAAACGCATCATAAGGATAAACCCAGCCGACAATGTAGCCGTAGTTTTAGCCGACGAGATAAAAGCCGGTGAAACATTGACCGAAGGAGGCGTAACGGTAACGTTGAAGGATGACATGATTCGAGGTCACAAAGTGGCGCTAACCGACATAGCCCAAGGAGGCGATGTCGTAAAATACGGTTATCCCATAGGCCATGCGACAAGCCACATAACGGCCGGCGAACATGTACATTCCCACAATCTCGCGACATCGCTCGATCTTGACTTGGAGTACACCTACAATCCTGTGACAATCGAGGCCAAACCGTCGTCAAGTGAACCGCCCACAATCAACGGCTATCTACGAGCCAACGGAGAGATGGGTATTCGCAATGAATTGTGGATAGTGCCAACGGTGGGATGTGTCAACGGACAAGCTCAGGCAATCGTCAAACGACTGACCGAAGAGTGTGACACATGCCATGTAGACGATGTGCGTGCGTTCACCCACAATTATGGCTGCTCTCAACTCGGCACCGACCATGAAAACACCCGCTCGGCCTTGGCTGCACTAATAAAGCATCCCAATGCAGGCGGTGTACTTGTGCTCGGCCTCGGTTGCGAAAACAACCAATTGGCAACGTTGCGTGACACATTGGGCGACTACGACCCGTCACGAATAAAGTTTCTCGTAGCGCAGGAAGTGGACGACGAGATTGAAGAGGGAGTCGCAATAGGCAAGCAATTGATTGAAACGATGAAGAACGACCGCAGGCAGCCCCTGCCGATGTCACTTCTGAAAGTGGGATTGAAATGCGGAGGTTCCGACGGCCTGTCGGGGATAACCGCCAATCCGCTTGTGGGAATGGTGTCGGACAAGCTGATTGAATGCGGAGCGACAACCATAATGACCGAAGTCCCTGAAATGTTTGGAGCCGAAACCATATTGATGAACCGGGCTGTCGACCGAAAAATATTCAATAAGATTACATCGCTCATAAACGACTTCAAGGACTATTTCCGCTCCTACGGCCAACCGATATATGAAAATCCGTCACCGGGCAACAAAGCCGGAGGCATAACGACTCTTGAGGAAAAGTCGCTCGGATGCGTGCAGAAAGGTGGCACAAAACCGGTTGTCGATGTCATCGGATATGCCCGCCAAGCCACAAAGGCCGGACTAAACCTGCTCAACGCTCCGGGTAATGATCTCGTAGCCTCGACCGCACTTGCGCTGGCAGGATGTCACATCGTCCTGTTCACTACAGGGCGAGGGACTCCATTCGGAACATTTGTCCCCACAATGAAAATATCGACCAACACAGCTCTTTATGAGAAAAAGAAGCACTGGATTGACTTCAATGCAGGAACGATAATAGAGGGCGAATCCATAAATAACGCTTCCAAGCGAATGCTCGACAAAATCATAGACACCGCCAGCGGAATGTTGTTAGAGCATGAACTTACCGGAGCCAAGGAAATCGCAATATTCAAAACAGGAGTGACACTATAG
- a CDS encoding tyrosine-type recombinase/integrase — MTNESRHLRQEPLFCEFMVDVLQGMIAADKKRCYETYLTTLNNFKRFLQGGDIEFRQLDSIRLLSYQAWLIRSGVTLNTVSFYMRVLRAVYNRAVDRNITVQTYPFKHVYTGIEKTVKRAVSLNKIREIYSLDLSHDPKLEYARDMFILSFFLRGMSFVDMAFLKKSDLVGGRLTYRRRKTNQLLVIKWEPVMQRIVQRYGNPSSIYLLPIIEDSTVNVRSKYKNGLYKINYNLKRVGSRVHLSLPLTMYVARHSWASIARSRNIPLSVISQGMGHDSESTTKIYLASLETNVIDRANQTLIKLLEGN, encoded by the coding sequence ATGACAAATGAATCAAGGCATTTAAGACAAGAGCCGCTATTCTGTGAATTTATGGTGGATGTGCTGCAAGGAATGATTGCAGCTGACAAAAAACGTTGTTATGAAACCTATCTTACCACGCTTAACAATTTCAAGCGTTTTTTGCAAGGGGGAGATATTGAATTCAGACAGCTCGACAGCATACGCTTGCTTTCCTATCAGGCGTGGTTGATACGTTCCGGAGTGACTTTAAACACCGTGTCGTTCTACATGCGCGTGCTCAGGGCTGTTTATAATCGGGCGGTTGACCGAAACATTACCGTACAGACTTACCCATTCAAGCATGTCTATACGGGAATCGAAAAGACGGTGAAGCGAGCCGTGTCGTTGAATAAAATCAGGGAAATATATTCGCTTGACCTGTCGCACGATCCGAAACTCGAGTATGCCCGTGACATGTTTATTCTGAGCTTCTTCTTAAGGGGTATGTCGTTTGTCGACATGGCATTCTTGAAAAAGAGCGATCTTGTGGGTGGACGACTTACTTATCGTCGACGGAAAACCAATCAATTGCTGGTGATAAAATGGGAACCCGTTATGCAACGCATCGTGCAGCGTTACGGCAATCCGTCGTCAATCTACTTGCTCCCGATAATTGAGGACTCAACTGTGAATGTAAGGAGCAAATATAAGAATGGCCTCTACAAGATAAACTACAACTTGAAGCGGGTAGGGAGCAGGGTGCATCTGTCGTTGCCGTTGACCATGTATGTTGCCCGCCATTCATGGGCTTCTATCGCACGCTCGCGCAACATCCCGTTGTCGGTGATAAGCCAGGGCATGGGACATGATTCCGAATCAACGACCAAAATTTATCTGGCTTCACTTGAAACCAATGTAATCGATCGTGCCAATCAGACTTTGATTAAGTTGCTTGAGGGTAATTAA
- the smpB gene encoding SsrA-binding protein SmpB, with translation MNLKNSKDINIKNKRATFDYAISDTFTAGIVLTGTEIKSIRLGKASLADSFCYVTNGEVWLKNMYIAEYFYGTYNNHAERRDRKLLLNKKEIAKLEKNGKEAGFTIIPMRLFINDRGLAKVVIGIGRGKKEYDKRQSIKEREDKRSMARLFEKR, from the coding sequence ATGAATTTGAAGAATAGTAAGGATATAAATATAAAAAACAAGCGTGCGACATTTGACTACGCCATATCCGACACATTTACGGCGGGCATCGTGCTTACCGGCACCGAAATCAAGTCGATACGCCTTGGCAAGGCGAGTCTTGCCGATTCATTCTGTTATGTGACCAATGGCGAGGTGTGGCTTAAGAATATGTATATAGCCGAATACTTCTACGGGACATATAACAATCATGCCGAGCGTCGCGACCGCAAGCTGCTCCTTAATAAGAAGGAGATTGCCAAGTTGGAGAAGAACGGCAAAGAGGCCGGATTTACCATCATCCCTATGCGATTGTTCATCAACGACCGCGGGCTTGCCAAGGTGGTTATAGGCATCGGTCGCGGTAAGAAGGAATATGACAAACGACAGTCCATCAAGGAGCGTGAGGATAAGCGCTCGATGGCACGATTGTTTGAAAAACGATAA